tcaaggggaaacATTAGCACTATGCTACTGTACTCAGTAGCCAAATCCATGCTGCCGTAACACATGACCGAATGGAAGGGTTATTTTAAGATCATGAACTTAATTGCTACCttagcattttttaaaatctagATCATAGATGTCCCAAGTTGCCAGTCAAGGTTTATTAATTTATGCAGATGATACTGAGTTATCAGTAGGTAGGATGCAGTGCACATGATAGATTTAAGGTGTTTAGTGGCAGTAAATCATGTTAGAATAAGTAATGTGTCCTTATTATTCTGTGTACTCCCCGCCTGCTTTTgtttatgtacagaatgtttaCTTTTCTGTTCAATTTGTTTTCTGTCTTAGAGGAAAAATGCCTGCAGTTACGCCAAGAAAGAGGAAGCATAGTTCTCCAAAAGATGATTGGTAAGTTGTGACATTTCATTGTTTATGAAATTGAATATCGGTTAGCTCATTCCTAAACCTACCTGGTTTTTGAGGCATCTCTGCTCCAGGCTGAATGAAAATGCTTATTGTCGTTCATAGCTAGCCATAACCTATTCTATTAATACTGCACATTCAAAACAGACAAAAAAATCCTTAAACCGTTATTTTAATTTAATGGGAACTAATTGAACATGGTGTTTAACTCTCCGTGAAGTGTTCCAAATATGTTTTCTGAGAGCCTAGAGATTTATAggttgaattgaaaaaaaaagacaaTATTATTAGAAAAAGAAGCTAGTTGTTTTTATCCATATGTTAAGTGGACTATAACATTTCAATTATACACAGTTTGTAATAATGAGTTGTGATTGTCTCGGGTACATGCAATGGTCTCGGATGCGTGCGATGGCAATGTGAAGGTCTTTTGTATTGAATCTCATTCAATTGTTACAGTTCCATTTTACTGTGCCAGGTTGGTGCTGAGAATTATGTATGTGCATAAGTCACTGATTTCACACTAAAGTAAAGCTTCAGTATAAAATATTGATTTTAGTATGATTTAACCTtcacaacattttattttcaacaGTCAGGATTATACCCCCATCAACGGAGCAATATCTGGGACGTCAACAAAGAAAAGAATCCTTGATTTTGTTACTGTTGCCTGTTCATCAAGAATATCATCCCCTGATTTAACAACTTCAACAATGTTAAGACAAAGCATTTTTAATTCTGATAAAGAAAATCTTCTTGGCAACACACCTGTTAATCAATGTCAAGGTGATTCACAGAAGAAAGTCTCTAGGCTGACAGAAAAGGCTATCAGCAGAAAGGGCTATCTGCACAAACCTTCTGTACCTACAACATGTTTCTATGGGAAGGGGGAGCAGCTGTACCTCACTCCTCTTGAGAGAAAATTGTTTTATGCAAGCAAGTTTCCTAAGAGTGCTACTGTAGATGAACAACATGATGTGAAAAGTGCAAAGTCTCAAATGAATATACAAATTAAAACCAAAGTAAAGCAGCCAGTCACTTCCAGTTCTAAAGCTCCATTGAGTTCAAAGGAAACCCGAATAAAACAAAAAGTCAGATCGAATGACACAATGACCCTTCAAAACAAAAATGCATATTATGGATCTTTAACCAGGACACTTCTTTTCACTTCAAAAGTGAACGGAATAAAGGTACAGCAAAAACCTCGAATCCAATTAGGTGCAGCTTTCTTTTCCACAAGCAGAAAACCCCAGTTGTTGCTCAACCAGAAATTGCCAGACCCCAAATCCAAATCTTTTTCAACAGATCACAGCTTCCAGCATAAGCATAGTAAAAGCGACGTGAAAGTTGTCAAGGAAACTCTTCAGGTAGTTAATGACCGTGGAATGAGTAATGGGATGAGTGAGAGCACTTATAAAGTGGGAATTAAACAAGAAGTGGGAAGAAAAGCTGAAAAATATGCACACCTGCCTGCCAACTCGGTTGAACATTTGCTAATGAGAGAGGTGAAGGTGGTACTTCAGAGAATTGAAGTGGCACAACTCAAACATCCAATATCGATAAGCAAGGAGAAGTCATTGCAACAGGGAGATTTGACAACAAAAGTAAGATAAAGAACTTTGATGAAATCTTCTGTAACTTTTTACCTCCTCTCTTCCCATCAATATTTGACTTCTTAAATGTGTTTTTCGGGTTACTTAATGAGTACTCCAGCATAATTAGTGACTACTTTTTTGTACGGCTCTAATTTGAAGATATAGATCCAGGGGTATTGAAGCTTTTTGTTTTCATGGGCTCCATCAAATCCTggaatctagaatcatagaatggttgcagcacaaAAGGAGGGCATTTGTCCATTGTGCCCATGCTGGCTCGCTGCAAGAGAAATTCAGTTCGTCTCATTGCCCTGCCCTTTCCATGTAGCCCGGCAATTTCTTTCCTCTTCAGTTACTATCCAAATTTCCTTTGAAAACCattattaaatctgcttccaccacattcaGGTTGTTCATTCCAGATGTTAACCACTCTCAGTGTAAAGTTTTTTTTTCGTGTCTTTTGCCGATCGCCCTAACTCAgtgtcctcttgttctcaatCATTCTGCCAGTGGAAATTATTTCAGTGAGTATGCTTCAACTTTAAGTACAGTCAGCCTTTCCAATACATAAAGAAAGAACTGGTAGACTTTGGCACACCAGCTTTGCCGGTCCGCTCACTCGCAACTTATTACTGAAATCACCACCTCAATCGGGTCAACCACCACCAATCAGCAGGAGATCAATGAtcaatttaaagttttttttattccacTTTTTATACCTCAGACTCCCTTTCAGATCCTTGTTTGTTTCACAATTTTTTATTAACGAACCATTTCTAACATCTATGAATGCATTAGAAATACCTACCCCTTTTCCCCGAAATGAAATACAAAAGGCAGCTAAATCCATGCAAAGTAATAAAGCACCGGGGCATGATGGATTTCCAatagaattttattttaaaaatcttatcACAATTTTCTTCATTATTATTGTCTCTATTTTCTGAATACTTGCTCTCTAAAACGCTCCCTGCTACACTGTGTGAGCCATTTTTATCAGTTCTATGAAAGAGAGATAAGAATCCTCTGCATTGCAGCTCAGACAGGTCTCTTTCCCTTTTAAATGTGGATGTCAAAATACTGGCTAAAGCATTAGTCCACCATCTGAACCTGTCCTTCTACCTCTTCTGACCAGACAGGTTTTGTACAAGGCAGGCAATCCTTCTCTAATTTAAGGAGCCTTTTCAATATTGTTTGCACACATTGAATTACTGCTCTTCCTGAGGTTCTTACGACAATGGATGCAGAAAAGGCTTTTGATAGAGTGGAATGAGATTACCTTTTCTTCACTCTTCAAAAGTTTGGATTTGGACCCACTTTTATGAAATAGATAATTAATGAAATAGAAAATTAATGTAATCCTCCTCCACTTCTCTACTTTAGTATGTACAAATAATATCCACTCTAAACTTTTTGACCTTCATTGAGGACCAGTCAGGGCTGTTCCCCTTCCCCATTACTTTTCACAATTGCTACGAAGCCCCAGGTAATTTCACTGCAGACCTGTGGAGATGTGCAGGTGTTATACGGGGTGAAGTTGAGCAGAAAATTCTCCCTATATGCTGATGATCTGTTTCTTTACATTTCTGATCCTGCTTCATCTCCCACATATTTTCTGTATTCTTGAGCGATTTGGTTATGGTTcaagttttaaaattaatttgcaaaAGAGTGAAAATTTTCCTATTGGCTCTACTGCCAAGAGTTACCactttttcttgttcccttcaaGGTTTCGTTAAACCGTTTTAAATATTTAAGGATTTTAGTTACTCGATCTCTTGCAGATCTTTTTAAGCTCAGTTTGACCCTTTTGGAACTATTGAAGCAGGACTTGGCACATTTACCCCATTAGCTGATCATATAAATTTTGTAAAGATTTTTGCCAAAATTTCTGCACTTATTTCTGTGCATTCTATTGTTTATCCCCAAGTGTTACAAAAGATCATTAATTTCTTCCTTCATTTGGAATAAGAAAACACCCAGATTCATGAAGTGTTTCTACCAAAACCCAAGCATTTAGGTGGTTTGCCACTGTCAAATTTTCAGTTTTATTGTTGGTCTGCCAATATCCATAATATTTCTGTTGGCTTCACTTGGACCCGGCTAGTTTAGCATGGGTGTAATTGGAGGCAGCCTCCTTAAAAGCCACACCTCTGCCTGTACTGTTGTGCTCCTCCATTCCTTTttcaaccagtcacttttcttcaAACCCTATTGTTAGGACAGTTACTGAAGATTTGGACTCAGTTCAGAATACACCTTTGGGCTACAATCTCTCTATGCAACCCTATTGATGCAAATTATCTACTTCCGCCTTCATTGAAGCAATTCTGCTTTTCAAGTCTTGCATGCGAGAGGTGACAAACCCTTGCTAACTTGTATATTGATAATATTTTTGTTTCTTTTGACTCTCAGAATTATGGTCTGTCCGGCACACACTTCTTTCGCCACTTACAAATCCACTTACAAAAATTCACTTAGTTTCCTTTGTTGCTTCCTAAATCACCAATGGATATTATATTAAAACTAAATTGTTTtgttacattgaaacatagaaaaaatacagcacaaacaggcccttcagcccacaaattgCGCCGGTCATGCCCCTACCTACCTATATATaaacttacctataaccctcaatcctattaagtcccatgtactcatcgagaagtctcttaaaagaccctattgagtttgcctccaccaccattgatggcagccgattccactcacccaccaccctctgagtgaaaaatttacccctgacatctcccctgtacctactccccagcaccttaaacctgtgtcctctcgtagcagccatttcagccctgggaaaaagcctccgagaatccacccgatctatacctctcaacatcttgtacacctctatcaggtcacctctcatccttcgtctctccaaggagaaaagaccgagctccctcaacctatcctcataaggcatgccaaccaatccaggcaacatccttgtaaatcttctctgcaccctttcaatcatttccacatcccccctgtaatgaggtgaccagaactgagcacagtactccaagtggggtctgacgagggcctTATAAAGCTGTTGGGGGTTAATTTCCAAATTATATTTTCTAATCGCTTCTCTACACTGCCCTTTGCTTTTTGCCTTGGAAGCACTTTGGGAGCAAGATTTTGATTCCGATTTATTGGAAGATAACTGGAAGTCTATTCTGTCTTGTGTACACCTCATCTGTATGTGCAACTCATGGCTTTCTGCAATTTAAAACCTTGCATCTTATCGATCTATCCAAAGTTAAATTATTTATTCAATCTGTGATAAGTGCCAAGCTGCCACGGTGCCTCTAATCCAAATGTATTGGTTTTAGACAAAAAATTCACTTCACGCTCACATTTCAGTAAGTAACATTGAATCTTCTATTACAGCACTCTTTGGAATGAAACCTAATGGCATCCCTTTTACAAAAATTGAGACTGATGCACTCGTCTTTCCAACATTATTGGCTTCACATGAAGCCCAGTGCAAGCTGCAGGagcagtatttcatcttcagttgGGCATTTTgtagccctcaggactcaacgttgagttcggaaactttagattgtgacctttctcctccattttaaaccccttttaaaaaatatcctaTGCAGGCATTGCCTCAATGCaaactccatcccctccccttcgcACACAAGGCCATCTaacttttgttcttaaagttgctactttcTGTTGCAATCTCTTACAAATCTAACATTCTCCCTTCAGTTCTGACGAAGAATCAAATGACtcagaacattaactctgctttgtcTCCAATGGATGAACCTGTcagtgattgttgtaaaaacccatctggttcactaatttcatttagggaaagaaaccttgcctggtctggcctacatgttactcctgTCCCACAGTAGTGTGGCTGATTTGgggacaggcaacaaatgctggccttgccagcagcaCTCACtttccatgaaagaatataattgTAAAAAATTATCAAGGTCCAGAATCTTTGCTATGTGCTTCAGAAGTTGTGGACGCACCAATATCCAATAATTAATCATTAAAAGCTCCTGATTTGAGTTGTGAGATTATTTTTGTCCATTTTCAAGTGATTGGATCAATTTTACTTGAGTGTCCCACCCCTAGAATGTAATTGGGACCCAGACACTTGAAAGGGAAGGTTGAAAACTTAAATAGTAGAATGGGAAGAAAGGAAGCAGTAAAATCCATTCAAACTGATGTGATGTGTTTTAGTTTCACAGGATTTGTCATAAATAAGTATTTCTGATATCAGATTGTCATTTGTGCTGATAAATAGTGTTTGCATTAGCAGCAAATAATCTGGTCTAGAAAACCCATTAAGCTGCTGATTGTCTAAAAGAATACCATTTGGTTTGGAAtggcagattcatagaatcatagaaaccctacagtgcagagggaggccatttggcccattgagtctgcactgacaacaatccctccccaggccctatccccacaaccccacacatttaccctgctaatccctctaacctacacatcctgggacactaaggggcaatttagcatggccaatcaacctaacccgcacacctttggactgttttTTTGTCTTTCCCGGTGATGCACATTAGGATGTTTCTCTGTGTtaaaagatgctacataaattcaGTTATTGTTAAAACAATGCATTTAAATAACACTTGCAACTTGTTAGAGACTTGAGCAAAAGTGAATGAATTACACTAACAGAAATGCCAATTTTACTGGTtgattttatatatttatttgtATTGGCAGTGCTACTAGTAACAGGGCAAGCAACACTGTTGATTCCAAATTAATTGAAGACGTTTCTTACAGAAGAACTGTGTTTCAGTTATACATGTTCTAGCTTTATATTGTCTTACCATGTTGTTTTCTACTTTAGTTGTCAGCACCCAAGCTAAAGAAGAACTAATTATCAGGAGCTTAAAACTAATTTATGAAGATGTCATTGTGCTTATTTTTTGCTACAAAATATCATATTTGCAAAGAAATGGTGCTTCATTTTAATATAATATGCTCAATGCTGCCCTCTTGGGTGATCATAAAATATCTATTTGCACTATTTCAAAGTGCTTTGGATTATTAATTTCTCAAGTAGTATCATTAAAATCTTTTCATTATCATGGTGTTTGGGGAACTGTATGGTGCATATACTAACTTCCTTGTTAAATCCTCATTTTGTACCAGTAACATTAGGCTGTCTCTGTCATGGCCCTGTACCGAGTTGTCGTAGCCAACTGTAATAAAATGTATGGTGTATTTGGCTGATATAATAAGCAGATAAAAAGCCAAACAAGCTGCTTGTTTAATTTATTGAATGGCTGATGTGATCTGAATTCCCATCAAGGGAGTGAGGGGCATGAATGATGAAGTTATGATGCTGAACGTTTTTCTTTGGAATATGACAAATGAATTATGAAAAATACACCAGAAATAATATACATTACATATAAGCCATGTATTGCTTTGAGGTTTTGCCTATAATTGACAATTGTGTGTTGATTGTTCATGTTACAGTGGTTTGACCAGTTTCATGATCCAGAGCCTGAGAAGGAAAAACAagaaattttgagtgttgaggtgaggtaTAAGTGTTATGTTGAAATCAAGACAAGACTGACAAGAAAGCTGTCTTCTGGAAGAGTTATATGTGAAGTGAATGCACACCACCGATTGCTTTTATACTAAATTCACAAATTTGGATTAAAATCTGGaaaggctggaaatactcagcagtcctGGCAGTATTTGTGGAGACAGAAAAAGTTTACCTTTCAGGTTTATGACTCTTCATCAAAACTGAAAAAAATTCAAACATTTActgtttaaaatttcagattttcagcatttgctaTATTTTGCTTTGCCTGTCTCAGTTAGATGACTGTTTCCAAATAGTAATTCTGCTTATCTGATATCCAGTACCGGATAAGCAGAAATATCCTCCAATGAAATATTGGGAAGGTGAACGCCATTGTCTTTGGTCAGTGTTATAAACTCTCGCTTAACCATAGACCTCATATCTCCTTGGCAATTATCTGAAGCTGAACCAGACTAAGTACAGCCATGGCATCATACTTAATCCCTAAGACAAGTTTCTAGTCACATATCCATGTCTTTGTTAAAACTACCTGTTTCCCTCTCCGTAACATCACTTGACTTTGTCCTGCCTTGACTCAGCTGCTGCAGAAACACCCATCCATGCTTTggctacctctagacttgacaatTTCAATGCAGTAAAGCTCCTCGATTGTTGAGTGCAACTCCAATATCACTCGAAGCTCAACACtaaccaggacaaaacagcccacttctcctggcaccccatccaccaccactgatgcacagtggcagctgtgtataccatttacaagaggcactgcaacaactcaccaaggcttcttggaCAGCACCATCCAAGCCCATAGCCtatgccacctagaaggacaaatgcTGCAGATGCATAAGCACAATgtaacctgcaagttccctttcaaatcacacattatcctgacttggactatattgtcattccttctctgccctggaacccccttcctaacaccactgtgggtgtacctacaccatattgACAGCACCAgttcacgaaggcagctcacgacctcctcctcaaggacaattaggactaTAGATCCtaaagtgcaaaaggagaccatttggcccattgagtctgcacaaactctccaaaagagcatcccacccaagcccacccttctgccctattcccataaccctgtgcatttgccatggctaatcctcctaacctacacttccctggacactaagggacaatctagtttggggtgtgggagaaaaccagagcacccaggagaaacccatgcagacactgggagaacatgcaaactccacaagtctgtaattgaacccagggctgtgaggcagcagtgctaactaaccactgtgctactgtgccgccctttatgCGACATGGTGTCACATTTTTGATTTATAATGCTGCTGTGAAGTGCGTTTCTTGTAGCGCAGAGGTAGCATCTACATGTCTGAGTTAGAAGgtctggttcaagtcccactcccaaACTTGATGGTCATagaagatgcattcataacatggtcaAGCAGGTTGACTATCAACCTGCAAATTCTGCCAATATGTTAATGCAAGTGGTAAGAGCTGGTGGGTCTTCTGGTCAGCAAGAACTCACAgaaagcaatggcaaaccactgcagtttCTTGCTGAGCATAGCCATGGTCGAACAGCAgaagtccatggttgccaacACCCTCCTGGCGCATGGTATCTGAAGAGCAAGGAAAAAGTGCCTTTAGAcattttcattatgttaaagataCTATGGGTGGGATTCCCGTGCCTCCCAGCCCTGCGTATCTTGGCAGCAAGAGATGGCTTGTGGCATTCTTTGGTCCCGCAGCTGTCAttgagatttcccattgaagctaCGCCACATTGCCGGGAAACTCACGGGTGGGTGTGcactgctggtgggaccagagaattccgctggcatgaatggccagagatttCCGGCCTATGTGAACAAAAGTGAAGGAGAAAGGTATATGGATGCAGTGCTTTTGTTTGACAAATGTTAAAAATATATTGTTGGAGCAGCAGCTGAATATTTACTGTACACCTGGCTTATGCTTACATCAAACATAATGCTTGATACCATCGCTGGGTGGCAAGCTGACATAATTAACTTTATTGATATTTATTCACTTCCAGGTACCCCCTCAAAAACATGTTACTGTTTGCCCATTTCAGGCACCCTAACTTAAAAGTAGACTGCTATGCATTGACAGCAATAGTTAAGTATTTTTCTGGAAAATACACTACATTCTAGGATGTTTTATTGTCATGTTAGGCTTTTGATAGTGTACGGCCTATCATTGTCATTAGCGGAAGTTTCATAAATAGTTATTGGGAAGAAGAGTTCCTTAAATTACATTCCTCGTACAATCTAGAGTCTTCTGAACATGTAAGATGCTTTGGCAATTCTATGTCAAATATAAGTGAATGTGGAACTGATCGGTGCCTCTATCAAGAGAGATGGCATTCATGACAGTTTGCTTCACTTCTCACAAAAAATGTTAACAATTTGCGATAATTAGTCTGTTTTTATCCTGGCCTGTTTCAATTAAAGGCCATTTTTCCATTGTGCTGTTCTTGTGCTTTAATATTTATTGAGAATTTTAGCAGTGTCTGTCTCTAGATTAAACTGGATTCATGAAAGTTTTATTTTTGTGTTTCTGTGAAAGGAATTTTATTAATAGTTCTAATACATTCCTTATTAAGACTTGAGTGAAGAAAATTGCATTTTTCACATTCTTAAGATATCCTGATTCCTTTCATAGATGTCGCACTTGACAATGCTCTATTTTGGACCTTTTACACATTTGCATTTAAGCTAAtttactttaaaaataaactatTGCTTCATCAATATTTCATTTTGCCTTTCATCTTAAGAGCCTTAATACTCGTGGAACTAGTTTGGGACCTGAAGATGGCAGCACCTCTGAAGAAAATAATAACAACAATGAAGGTAATGAATTCAGTTGCGACTAGGGCTCAATATGGAATGAGAACTTGCAGTGGTCAATCATGTACTAATTCTTGATTGGGTAAGATACTGATGTTCAATTTTGAAGAgtctatggggggaattttcccatcctgcttgcCACAGGAATTGCAGCAGACAgggagtggaccatgcaaagacccATTGatctctggcgggattttccagttttgaggcaagcgcagctggaaaatcccgccctatatctATTTCTC
Above is a window of Mustelus asterias chromosome 5, sMusAst1.hap1.1, whole genome shotgun sequence DNA encoding:
- the LOC144494110 gene encoding N-acetyltransferase ESCO2-like isoform X1; translation: MPAVTPRKRKHSSPKDDCQDYTPINGAISGTSTKKRILDFVTVACSSRISSPDLTTSTMLRQSIFNSDKENLLGNTPVNQCQGDSQKKVSRLTEKAISRKGYLHKPSVPTTCFYGKGEQLYLTPLERKLFYASKFPKSATVDEQHDVKSAKSQMNIQIKTKVKQPVTSSSKAPLSSKETRIKQKVRSNDTMTLQNKNAYYGSLTRTLLFTSKVNGIKVQQKPRIQLGAAFFSTSRKPQLLLNQKLPDPKSKSFSTDHSFQHKHSKSDVKVVKETLQVVNDRGMSNGMSESTYKVGIKQEVGRKAEKYAHLPANSVEHLLMREVKVVLQRIEVAQLKHPISISKEKSLQQGDLTTKWFDQFHDPEPEKEKQEILSVESLNTRGTSLGPEDGSTSEENNNNNEGSSSAGAIYPIFSTPCTGSKRHELLKDETTSVGSSDPFATIPGMSCIAPLQKNKRKDFDKIFNDQLIIDAGQKHFGAVMCKSCGMIYTAANPEDEAQHIQHHQRFLEGLRYVGWKKERVVAEYLDGKIILILPDDPKYALKKVEEVRELVDTELGFQQATLSYPGQSKTYMFVSNEKKIVGCLIAEYIKQAFRVLSEPTNQQKSENHELFEYYRAWRCSTKPEEAICGISRIWVFSLMRRKEIASRMVDIVRNTFMYGTCLNKNEIAFSDPTPSGKLFAMKYCQTPNFLVYNFIG
- the LOC144494110 gene encoding N-acetyltransferase ESCO2-like isoform X2; translated protein: MPAVTPRKRKHSSPKDDCQDYTPINGAISGTSTKKRILDFVTVACSSRISSPDLTTSTMLRQSIFNSDKENLLGNTPVNQCQGDSQKKVSRLTEKAISRKGYLHKPSVPTTCFYGKGEQLYLTPLERKLFYASKFPKSATVDEQHDVKSAKSQMNIQIKTKVKQPVTSSSKAPLSSKETRIKQKVRSNDTMTLQNKNAYYGSLTRTLLFTSKVNGIKVQQKPRIQLGAAFFSTSRKPQLLLNQKLPDPKSKSFSTDHSFQHKHSKSDVKVVKETLQVVNDRGMSNGMSESTYKVGIKQEVGRKAEKYAHLPANSVEHLLMREVKVVLQRIEVAQLKHPISISKEKSLQQGDLTTKSLNTRGTSLGPEDGSTSEENNNNNEGSSSAGAIYPIFSTPCTGSKRHELLKDETTSVGSSDPFATIPGMSCIAPLQKNKRKDFDKIFNDQLIIDAGQKHFGAVMCKSCGMIYTAANPEDEAQHIQHHQRFLEGLRYVGWKKERVVAEYLDGKIILILPDDPKYALKKVEEVRELVDTELGFQQATLSYPGQSKTYMFVSNEKKIVGCLIAEYIKQAFRVLSEPTNQQKSENHELFEYYRAWRCSTKPEEAICGISRIWVFSLMRRKEIASRMVDIVRNTFMYGTCLNKNEIAFSDPTPSGKLFAMKYCQTPNFLVYNFIG